A genomic region of Oryza glaberrima chromosome 1, OglaRS2, whole genome shotgun sequence contains the following coding sequences:
- the LOC127757264 gene encoding ervatamin-B-like encodes MVSSKPLLLGLLLSITCLLQVLLAAANPQPPPPPSCDKSDKELRFMFSQWMAKYAKHYSCPEEQEKRYQVWKGNTNFIGAFRSQTQLSSGVGAFAPQTITDSVVGMNRFGDLTSTEFVQQFTGFNASGFHSPPPTPISPHSWQPCCVDWRSSGAVTGVKFQGNCASCWAFASAAAIEGLHKIKTGELVSLSEQVMVDCDTGSFGCSGGHSDTALNLVASRGGITSEEKYPYTGVQGSCDVGKLLFDHSASVSGFAAVPPNDERQLALAVARQPVTVYIDASAQEFQFYKGGVYKGPCNPGSVNHAVTIVGYCENFGGEKYWIAKNSWSNDWGEQGYVYLAKDVWWPQGTCGLATSPFYPTV; translated from the exons ATGGTTTCTTCCAAGCCTCTCCTGCTTGGGCTTCTCCTGTCCATCACTTGCCTCTTGCAGGTCCTACTGGCGGCGGCGaaccctcagccgccgccgccgccgtcgtgcgaCAAGTCCGACAAGGAGCTGAGGTTCATGTTCTCGCAGTGGATGGCCAAGTACGCCAAGCACTACTCGTGCCCGGAGGAGCAGGAGAAGAGGTACCAGGTGTGGAAGGGCAACACCAACTTCATCGGCGCCTTCCGCAGCCAGACGCAGCTCTCCTCCGGCGTTGGCGCCTTCGCGCCGCAGACCATCACGGACTCCGTCGTCGGCATGAACAGGTTCGGCGACCTCACCTCCACCGAGTTCGTCCAGCAGTTCACCGGGTTCAACGCCTCCGGATTCCACTCTCCTCCGCCGACCCCGATCTCGCCCCACTCCTGGCAGCCGTGCTGCGTCGACTGGCGCTCCAGCGGCGCCGTCACCGGCGTCAAGTTCCAAGGCAATTGCG CGTCGTGCTGGGCGTTCGCGTCCGCGGCGGCCATCGAGGGCCTGCACAAGATCAAGACCGGCGAGCTGGTGTCGCTGTCGGAGCAGGTGATGGTGGACTGCGACACCGGGAGCTTCGGCTGCAGCGGCGGCCACTCCGACACGGCGCTCAACCTGGTGGCGTCCCGCGGCGGCATCACGTCGGAGGAGAAGTACCCGTACACGGGCGTCCAGGGCAGCTGCGACGTGGGCAAGCTGCTGTTCGACCACTCGGCGTCcgtctccggcttcgccgccgtgccgcccaaCGACGAGCGGCAGCTGGCGCTTGCCGTGGCGAGGCAGCCGGTGACGGTGTACATCGACGCGAGCGCGCAGGAGTTCCAGTTCTACAAGGGCGGCGTGTACAAGGGCCCCTGCAACCCCGGGAGTGTGAACCACGCCGTCACCATCGTCGGCTACTGCGAGAACTTCGGCGGGGAAAAGTACTGGATCGCCAAGAACTCGTGGAGCAACGACTGGGGCGAGCAGGGCTACGTGTACCTGGCCAAGGACGTGTGGTGGCCCCAGGGCACCTGTGGCCTCGCCACCTCCCCATTCTACCCCACGGTTTAA